In a genomic window of Micromonospora cremea:
- a CDS encoding DUF4180 domain-containing protein, with amino-acid sequence MPDEVQECAGVQVLVCDPAGPPVATEQDALDLIGAAFLGAQVVAVPANRFDERFFSLGTRFAGEVMQKFVNYRLRLAVVGDISAHLAESSALRALVHESNRAEHIWFVPDLDALDARLRAMA; translated from the coding sequence ATGCCTGACGAGGTCCAGGAATGCGCCGGGGTGCAGGTGCTGGTGTGCGACCCGGCCGGCCCGCCGGTGGCCACCGAGCAGGACGCGTTGGACCTCATCGGCGCCGCTTTCCTCGGCGCCCAGGTGGTGGCCGTACCGGCCAACCGGTTCGACGAACGCTTCTTCTCGCTGGGCACCCGCTTCGCCGGCGAGGTGATGCAGAAGTTCGTCAACTACCGGCTACGACTGGCCGTGGTCGGCGACATCTCGGCTCACCTGGCGGAGAGCTCGGCGCTGCGCGCCCTGGTGCACGAGTCGAACCGGGCCGAGCACATCTGGTTCGTCCCCGACCTCGATGCCCTCGACGCCCGCCTCCGCGCCATGGCGTAG
- a CDS encoding helix-turn-helix domain-containing protein, translated as MKEDMHSVEQVAERLGLHVRTVRGYIRSGRLKAVRIGKQYRIAARDLDALTGQARAATTTTAAAEVSSIVQIDGVDRAAADRLGTLVLASANTGHDPANALRVQTVHDEERHRMKIIILGDPAATAELLHLLDAVLNADNGLFDREVNDA; from the coding sequence ATGAAGGAAGACATGCACTCGGTCGAGCAGGTCGCCGAGCGGCTCGGGCTGCACGTGCGCACCGTGCGCGGCTACATCCGCTCCGGCCGGCTGAAGGCGGTGCGGATCGGCAAGCAGTACCGGATCGCCGCCCGTGACCTCGACGCGCTCACCGGGCAGGCCCGAGCCGCCACGACCACCACCGCGGCGGCGGAGGTGTCGAGCATCGTGCAGATCGACGGCGTCGACCGGGCCGCCGCCGACCGGCTCGGCACTCTCGTGCTCGCCAGCGCCAACACTGGCCACGACCCGGCCAACGCTCTGCGGGTGCAGACCGTGCACGACGAGGAGCGGCACCGCATGAAGATCATCATCCTCGGCGACCCCGCCGCGACCGCCGAGCTGCTGCACCTGCTCGACGCCGTACTCAACGCCGACAACGGCCTATTCGACCGGGAGGTCAACGATGCCTGA